One window of Microbacterium sediminis genomic DNA carries:
- a CDS encoding ACP S-malonyltransferase: MIVVVCPGQGSQTPGFLSPWLELEGARERLAAYADAAQLDLLAAGTEWDADRIRDTSVAQPLIVAASLLSWHALTADGARPSGVAGHSVGELAALAAAGVVSDQAAMTIVGARGRAMAEAAALADTGMSAVVGGVEEQVLEVIAAHDLEPANYNGGGQIVAAGTKPGLAALAENAPRGARVIPLQVAGAFHTRHMALAKDALQAAVDEASGVVADPTLLLWSNSDGRPVGTGARALELIVHQVASPVRWDLCMASFADHGVTGIIELAPAGALVGLAKRGLKGVPAVAVKTPEDLEAARELLAAA; encoded by the coding sequence GTGATCGTCGTCGTATGCCCCGGACAGGGGTCGCAGACTCCCGGATTCCTCTCCCCCTGGCTCGAGTTGGAGGGCGCGCGTGAGCGCCTCGCCGCCTACGCCGATGCCGCGCAGCTCGACCTGCTCGCGGCCGGCACCGAGTGGGACGCCGACCGCATCCGCGACACGAGCGTGGCGCAACCCCTCATCGTCGCGGCCAGCCTGCTCTCGTGGCACGCCCTCACCGCGGACGGCGCCCGCCCCTCGGGCGTCGCGGGCCACTCGGTCGGCGAGCTCGCCGCCCTCGCCGCGGCCGGCGTCGTGTCGGACCAGGCGGCCATGACGATCGTCGGGGCCCGCGGGCGCGCGATGGCCGAGGCCGCCGCCCTCGCCGACACCGGCATGAGCGCCGTCGTCGGCGGCGTCGAGGAGCAGGTGCTCGAGGTGATCGCCGCCCACGACCTGGAGCCGGCCAACTACAACGGCGGCGGGCAGATCGTCGCCGCCGGCACGAAGCCGGGGCTCGCGGCGCTGGCCGAGAACGCGCCGCGCGGCGCGCGCGTCATCCCGCTGCAGGTGGCCGGCGCCTTCCACACCCGCCACATGGCCCTCGCCAAGGACGCGCTGCAGGCCGCCGTCGACGAGGCCTCCGGCGTCGTGGCGGACCCGACGCTGCTGCTGTGGAGCAACAGCGACGGCCGGCCCGTCGGCACGGGCGCCCGCGCCCTCGAGCTCATCGTGCATCAGGTGGCCAGTCCGGTCCGCTGGGACCTCTGCATGGCCTCGTTCGCCGATCACGGTGTCACGGGCATCATCGAGCTCGCCCCCGCCGGCGCGCTCGTCGGCCTCGCCAAGCGCGGCCTGAAGGGCGTGCCCGCCGTCGCCGTGAAGACCCCCGAAGACCTCGAGGCCGCGCGCGAGCTGCTCGCCGCCGCCTGA
- a CDS encoding beta-ketoacyl-ACP synthase III, whose product MPVTLKEATGSAHSRIYAMGAARGENAVPNDDIVGPINSSDEWIRQRTGVITRVRADRDTGALELAVAAAQEAVDKAGVDPTEIDLVIVATISNVQQTPSISAVVADRIGATPAAAYDVNAACAGYCYAIAQADALIRAGAARYAVVIGAEKLSDVIDPTDRSISFLLGDGAGAALLGPSDTPGISATSWGSDGSKAGLVGMNATLTQFRDGEAAWPTLRQEGPSVFRWAVWEMAKVAKQTLENAGVKPEDLAAFIPHQANMRIVDEFAKQLGLPDTVAIADDITTTGNTSAASIPLAAHRLLQERPELSGGLALQIGFGAGLVFAAQVVVLP is encoded by the coding sequence ATGCCCGTCACCCTCAAGGAAGCCACCGGCTCCGCCCACTCCCGCATCTACGCGATGGGCGCCGCGCGCGGCGAGAACGCCGTGCCCAACGACGACATCGTCGGCCCGATCAACTCCAGCGACGAGTGGATCCGCCAGCGCACCGGCGTGATCACGCGCGTCCGCGCCGACCGCGACACGGGGGCCCTCGAGCTCGCCGTCGCCGCCGCGCAGGAGGCGGTCGACAAGGCCGGCGTCGACCCGACCGAGATCGACCTCGTCATCGTGGCGACGATCAGCAACGTGCAGCAGACCCCGTCGATCTCGGCCGTGGTGGCCGACCGCATCGGCGCCACCCCCGCCGCCGCGTACGACGTCAACGCCGCGTGCGCCGGGTACTGCTACGCGATCGCGCAGGCCGACGCGCTCATCCGCGCCGGCGCCGCGCGCTACGCCGTCGTCATCGGCGCCGAGAAGCTCAGCGACGTGATCGACCCCACCGACCGCTCCATCTCGTTCCTGCTCGGCGACGGCGCGGGTGCCGCGCTGCTGGGCCCGAGCGACACCCCCGGCATCTCGGCCACCAGCTGGGGCTCGGACGGCTCCAAGGCCGGCCTTGTGGGCATGAACGCCACCCTCACCCAGTTCCGCGACGGCGAGGCCGCGTGGCCCACGCTGCGCCAGGAGGGCCCGAGCGTGTTCCGCTGGGCCGTGTGGGAGATGGCGAAGGTCGCCAAGCAGACGCTCGAGAACGCGGGCGTGAAGCCGGAGGACCTCGCGGCGTTCATCCCCCACCAGGCCAACATGCGCATCGTCGACGAGTTCGCCAAGCAGCTGGGCCTGCCCGACACCGTGGCGATCGCCGACGACATCACGACCACCGGCAACACGTCGGCGGCCTCGATCCCGCTCGCCGCGCACCGTCTGCTCCAGGAGCGCCCCGAGCTCAGCGGCGGCCTCGCCCTACAGATCGGCTTCGGCGCGGGCCTCGTCTTCGCGGCACAGGTGGTCGTGCTCCCCTGA
- a CDS encoding acyl carrier protein produces MAFTTDEVLAGLAELITDETGIDASEVALEKSFTDDLDIDSISMMTIVVNAEEKFGVTIPDDEVKNLKTVQDAVDFITNNQ; encoded by the coding sequence ATGGCATTCACCACTGACGAGGTCCTCGCGGGCCTGGCCGAGCTCATCACCGACGAGACCGGCATCGACGCCAGCGAGGTCGCCCTCGAGAAGTCCTTCACCGACGACCTCGACATCGACTCGATCTCGATGATGACCATCGTCGTCAACGCCGAGGAGAAGTTCGGCGTGACGATCCCCGACGACGAGGTCAAGAACCTCAAGACCGTGCAGGACGCGGTCGACTTCATCACGAACAACCAGTGA
- a CDS encoding beta-ketoacyl-[acyl-carrier-protein] synthase family protein produces MTKRIVVTGIGATSAIGGTAPENWQNLLAGMSGARPLEHEWVAKYDLPVTFAAEAIVRPDTVLERPTAKRLDISAQFALVAALEAWADAGAPEVAPERLGVDFATGIGGVWTLLDAWDTLREKGPRRVMPMTVPMLMPNSAAGFLSLHFGAKAFARTVASACASSVESIVSAYEHLQSGAADVIIAGGAESAIHPITVASFASMQALSRRNDDPATASRPFDVGRDGFVMGEGAAVLILETEEHALARGATIYAELAGGAITADSHHITAPDPEGTGAARAVRRALELADRTPDEVTHINAHATSTPVGDVAEYTALRSVLGDRVHDVPISATKASTGHLLGGTGAIESVFSVLAVKERVAPPTINLENQDPAIPVKASSQPQALGEGPQLAISNSFGFGGHNAVAAFASYDA; encoded by the coding sequence ATGACCAAGCGCATCGTCGTCACCGGGATCGGCGCCACGTCGGCCATCGGCGGGACGGCTCCCGAGAACTGGCAGAACCTGCTCGCGGGCATGTCGGGCGCCCGGCCGCTCGAGCACGAGTGGGTCGCGAAGTACGACCTCCCGGTGACCTTCGCCGCCGAGGCGATCGTCCGTCCCGACACCGTGCTGGAGCGTCCCACCGCCAAGCGGCTCGACATCTCCGCCCAGTTCGCGCTCGTCGCGGCCTTGGAGGCCTGGGCCGACGCCGGTGCGCCCGAGGTCGCCCCCGAGCGCCTCGGCGTCGACTTCGCCACGGGCATCGGCGGCGTCTGGACGCTCCTGGACGCCTGGGACACGCTGCGCGAGAAGGGCCCGCGTCGCGTCATGCCGATGACGGTGCCGATGCTCATGCCGAACTCGGCGGCCGGCTTCCTCTCCCTCCACTTCGGCGCGAAGGCCTTCGCCCGCACCGTCGCGTCGGCCTGCGCCTCGAGCGTGGAGTCGATCGTGAGCGCCTACGAGCACCTGCAGTCCGGTGCCGCCGACGTGATCATCGCGGGCGGCGCCGAGTCGGCGATCCACCCGATCACGGTGGCCTCGTTCGCCTCGATGCAGGCGCTCTCGCGCCGCAACGACGACCCCGCCACCGCCTCGCGCCCGTTCGACGTGGGCCGTGACGGCTTCGTGATGGGCGAGGGCGCGGCCGTGCTGATCCTCGAGACCGAGGAGCACGCGCTCGCCCGCGGCGCCACCATCTACGCGGAGCTGGCCGGCGGCGCGATCACCGCCGACTCGCACCACATCACCGCGCCCGACCCCGAGGGCACCGGCGCCGCCCGCGCGGTGCGCCGGGCGCTCGAGCTCGCCGACCGCACCCCCGACGAGGTCACGCACATCAACGCGCACGCCACGTCGACGCCCGTCGGCGACGTGGCCGAGTACACCGCGCTGCGCTCCGTGCTCGGCGATCGGGTGCACGACGTCCCGATCTCGGCCACCAAGGCCTCCACCGGCCACCTGCTGGGCGGCACCGGCGCGATCGAGTCGGTGTTCTCGGTGCTGGCCGTCAAGGAGCGCGTCGCGCCCCCGACGATCAACCTCGAGAACCAGGACCCGGCGATCCCCGTCAAGGCGTCGTCGCAGCCGCAGGCCCTCGGCGAGGGCCCGCAGCTGGCGATCAGCAACTCGTTCGGCTTCGGCGGCCACAACGCCGTCGCGGCGTTCGCCTCGTACGACGCCTGA
- a CDS encoding DUF3145 domain-containing protein, with product MATPMARGVVYIHSAPKALCPHLEWAVGRSLGRAVTFDWADQPMMPGARRAEFYWEGPAGTGAALATAIRGWEHLRFEVSEDPTPRSDGGRWMHTPDLGIHYAQMDSAGNIVIPEDRIRYAMEVAAGDAVELQRELAVALGSAWDEELEAFRHASDDAPVVWLHKVG from the coding sequence ATGGCGACACCCATGGCGCGTGGGGTGGTGTACATCCACTCGGCGCCCAAAGCGCTGTGTCCGCACCTGGAGTGGGCGGTCGGGCGGTCCCTGGGCCGTGCCGTCACGTTCGACTGGGCGGACCAGCCGATGATGCCCGGTGCCCGCCGCGCGGAGTTCTACTGGGAGGGCCCGGCCGGGACCGGCGCGGCCCTTGCCACGGCCATCCGCGGCTGGGAGCACCTGCGCTTCGAGGTCTCCGAGGACCCGACGCCCCGCAGTGACGGCGGCCGCTGGATGCACACGCCCGATCTCGGCATCCACTACGCGCAGATGGACTCCGCGGGCAACATCGTCATCCCGGAGGACCGCATCCGCTACGCGATGGAGGTCGCCGCGGGCGATGCCGTCGAGCTGCAGCGCGAGTTGGCCGTCGCGCTGGGCTCCGCGTGGGACGAGGAGCTCGAGGCGTTCCGCCACGCCAGCGACGACGCGCCCGTCGTCTGGCTGCACAAGGTCGGCTGA
- a CDS encoding NEW3 domain-containing protein yields the protein MTATSGARRAAATMRAAALLALLSLLLAGVSALTAAPAAAALATPHSPSPNAGAPGPAPQAIADGRIAIEVRAGGDRDGASNAVLPLAGAQFAAYDVGSVDADVSERTPVAWCTTDASGSCWMDLPARTGPEGSDRGYLVQAEAAPAGWTVNTRFRAGYTPWNPAPYRFHTGDSGDGAQPYLVPGPGEGPTASAGRWMFTRANPVIAPSCGLDVALLVDLSRSVANAGGTDELRAASLSFLDALTGTPSRLAVHTFAAASPSGAGNLGWQSVADPGGTGVATARAMLQGLTPSTTGGTNWDAGLRSLAPLAGDADLAIVLTDGNPTLALNPSVGDATMTRFLEIEHAIASANSVKAAGTRVVAVGIGDGTTGVPDNLQAISGHADGDQYSVAGFGEVAAILAELAGANCAGVVNVTKTEVSADGATTAPGAGWEFTARAAGPTVQLDSSTGGFDAVAAGLTSANGGIGFRSLFAGTTPESRRLTITETGRDGFTLAGARCWLGADASATVPITPRADGFEVDPVEGETVNCEVRNQRRPAEPPPTHDVGIDKVSVTAEGSVEPGETFDYTLTVTNHGTAAATGVVVTDPLPDRLRLLSVSLPEGWTQEDGATPEDLVFRAATLPVGASVGITVTVQLEPVAVEATNDTAQSPDDDLPAPLAPLGSVDLVNVADVDADLDENPDNNRDDDVLPIRELAAQVLIRCVADAPYLVFSVATTSNLASQPVTMRWFPVDAAGAPVAATPADAGLGEVDTGRTYVVPWPGAAVSPGGVSVDWPGWRPLQESDYGSDEELLPGSNVWNGLIEDDGEADHPWRERTAIVFAVNPELTITATYPPADPDCAVPMETELVVEKTASTPIVEPGDDFRYEIALRNVHDHGAAGGVVLTDEIPDDIAVTAISTSATAFPRWTGCAVAGADPAGYGGTLTCELFGPLAAGQQAPSVTLDATLRATTPDIEFVNVAVVDYHAFNDPGDVGRTTDDAIVRTEHLDDVGIDKSNALGPDGSVEAGDVFDYTITVTNHGTRTATGVVVTDELPDRLRPVAVTLPDGWINDAPGGLLTDGVLTVRTGELAVGASAVIVLTVEVLPVEVQVGSDTGTIDELPSPLLPLDDAVIRNEAVVSADADDDPSNNRDDDEVPTRDITTMALVRCVADAPYLIFSVNTTPNVTGPISMNWVPLDAEGEPVPTATPADAGLDEVQRGEVYVLPWPGAEFSQGGAAIDWPGWRPLTADDLDADGQPLPGLNVFNGLVEDVSEGDYAWRGQTRVTFQVNPETTFTAGYPPATPECVVPMATELDIEKTASVDVVAGGTAFDYTIEVTNVHDYGAAAGIVLTDEIPDTIRVTDVDAGAADAFPRWEDCAVTGADARGYGGELRCELFGPLRAGQAAPTVTLSARVAPDVGAETITNVAVVDYHTADDPTDVGRAVDDAVVRTQLAVTGGTIAWGAGAFGLLAAAAGLLLVRRRGRVRADG from the coding sequence ATGACGGCCACGTCCGGTGCACGCCGAGCGGCCGCGACCATGCGCGCGGCGGCCCTGCTGGCGCTGCTGAGCCTCCTGCTCGCGGGCGTGAGCGCCCTCACCGCCGCGCCCGCCGCCGCCGCGCTCGCCACGCCGCACAGCCCGAGCCCGAACGCCGGCGCACCCGGACCCGCGCCGCAGGCGATAGCGGACGGCCGCATCGCGATCGAGGTGCGTGCCGGCGGGGATCGCGACGGGGCGTCCAACGCGGTGCTGCCCCTCGCGGGGGCGCAGTTCGCCGCCTACGACGTGGGCTCGGTCGACGCCGACGTGTCGGAGCGGACGCCGGTCGCCTGGTGCACGACCGACGCCTCGGGCAGCTGCTGGATGGACCTGCCCGCGCGGACGGGCCCCGAGGGCAGCGACCGGGGCTACCTCGTGCAGGCCGAGGCGGCGCCCGCCGGCTGGACCGTCAACACCCGGTTCCGCGCCGGCTACACGCCGTGGAACCCCGCGCCGTACCGGTTCCACACGGGCGACTCGGGCGACGGCGCGCAGCCGTACCTCGTCCCGGGCCCGGGGGAGGGGCCGACCGCGAGCGCGGGCCGATGGATGTTCACCCGGGCGAACCCGGTGATCGCCCCGTCGTGCGGCCTCGACGTGGCGCTGCTCGTCGACCTGTCGCGCTCCGTCGCGAACGCCGGCGGCACCGACGAGCTGCGCGCCGCCTCGCTGTCGTTCCTCGACGCCCTGACGGGCACGCCCTCGCGCCTGGCCGTCCACACCTTCGCCGCCGCGAGCCCGTCGGGAGCGGGCAACCTCGGCTGGCAGTCCGTCGCCGACCCGGGCGGCACCGGCGTGGCCACCGCGCGGGCGATGCTGCAGGGGCTCACGCCTTCGACGACGGGCGGCACGAACTGGGACGCGGGCCTGCGCAGTCTCGCCCCGCTGGCGGGCGATGCGGACCTGGCGATCGTGCTCACGGACGGCAACCCGACCCTCGCGCTGAACCCGTCGGTGGGCGACGCGACCATGACGCGGTTCCTCGAGATCGAGCACGCGATCGCCTCGGCCAACAGCGTCAAGGCCGCCGGGACCCGCGTCGTGGCGGTCGGCATCGGCGACGGCACCACCGGCGTCCCCGACAACCTCCAGGCGATCAGCGGTCACGCCGACGGCGACCAGTACTCGGTGGCCGGCTTCGGCGAGGTCGCCGCGATCCTCGCCGAGCTGGCGGGCGCGAACTGCGCCGGGGTCGTCAACGTCACCAAGACCGAGGTGTCGGCCGACGGCGCGACCACCGCGCCCGGCGCCGGCTGGGAGTTCACGGCCCGCGCGGCGGGACCGACGGTGCAGCTGGACAGCTCCACGGGCGGGTTCGACGCCGTCGCGGCGGGGCTGACCAGCGCGAACGGCGGGATCGGCTTCCGCTCGCTGTTCGCCGGCACCACCCCCGAGTCGCGCCGGCTGACGATCACCGAGACCGGCCGGGACGGCTTCACCCTGGCGGGCGCCCGCTGCTGGCTGGGCGCCGACGCGTCGGCGACGGTGCCGATCACGCCGCGCGCCGACGGCTTCGAGGTCGACCCGGTCGAGGGCGAGACCGTCAACTGCGAGGTGCGCAACCAGCGCCGTCCGGCGGAGCCCCCGCCCACCCACGACGTGGGGATCGACAAGGTGAGCGTGACGGCCGAGGGATCGGTCGAGCCGGGGGAGACCTTCGACTACACCCTCACCGTGACCAACCACGGCACGGCGGCCGCCACCGGCGTCGTCGTGACCGACCCGCTGCCGGATCGCCTGCGGCTGCTGTCGGTCTCGCTGCCGGAGGGGTGGACGCAGGAGGACGGCGCGACCCCGGAGGATCTCGTCTTCCGCGCGGCGACGCTGCCCGTGGGGGCGAGCGTGGGCATCACGGTGACCGTGCAGCTGGAGCCGGTCGCGGTCGAGGCGACGAACGACACCGCGCAGAGCCCGGACGACGATCTCCCCGCCCCGCTCGCGCCCCTCGGCTCGGTGGACCTCGTGAACGTGGCCGACGTCGACGCCGACCTCGACGAGAACCCCGACAACAACCGCGACGACGACGTGCTGCCGATCCGGGAGCTGGCCGCGCAGGTGCTGATCCGCTGCGTGGCCGACGCCCCGTACCTCGTCTTCAGCGTCGCCACGACGAGCAACCTGGCCTCGCAGCCGGTCACGATGCGCTGGTTCCCGGTCGATGCGGCCGGCGCGCCGGTGGCCGCCACGCCCGCCGACGCCGGCCTCGGTGAGGTCGACACGGGCCGCACATACGTGGTGCCCTGGCCGGGCGCGGCCGTCAGCCCCGGGGGCGTCTCGGTCGACTGGCCGGGGTGGCGACCGCTGCAGGAATCGGACTACGGGTCCGACGAAGAGCTGCTGCCCGGATCGAACGTCTGGAACGGCCTGATCGAGGACGACGGCGAGGCCGATCACCCGTGGCGCGAGCGGACCGCGATCGTCTTCGCGGTGAACCCCGAGCTCACCATCACCGCGACCTACCCGCCGGCGGATCCCGACTGCGCGGTGCCGATGGAGACGGAGCTCGTCGTCGAGAAGACCGCGAGCACGCCGATCGTCGAGCCGGGCGACGACTTCCGGTACGAGATCGCGCTGCGCAACGTGCACGACCACGGCGCCGCGGGCGGCGTCGTCCTCACCGACGAGATCCCCGACGACATCGCGGTGACCGCCATCTCCACCTCGGCGACGGCGTTCCCGCGCTGGACCGGCTGCGCGGTCGCCGGCGCCGATCCCGCCGGCTACGGCGGCACGCTCACGTGCGAGCTGTTCGGTCCGCTGGCGGCCGGCCAGCAGGCGCCGTCCGTCACGCTGGACGCGACGCTGCGGGCGACGACCCCGGACATCGAATTCGTCAACGTCGCCGTGGTCGACTACCACGCGTTCAACGACCCCGGCGACGTCGGTCGCACGACCGACGACGCGATCGTGCGCACCGAGCACCTCGACGACGTCGGCATCGACAAGTCCAACGCGCTCGGCCCGGACGGCTCCGTCGAGGCGGGCGACGTGTTCGACTACACGATCACCGTCACCAATCACGGCACCCGGACCGCGACGGGGGTCGTGGTGACCGACGAGCTGCCCGACCGGCTGCGGCCGGTCGCCGTGACCCTGCCCGACGGCTGGATCAACGACGCGCCCGGCGGGCTCCTCACCGACGGCGTCCTGACCGTCCGCACCGGCGAGCTCGCCGTCGGCGCCAGCGCCGTCATCGTGCTCACCGTCGAGGTGCTGCCGGTGGAGGTGCAGGTCGGCTCCGATACGGGCACGATCGACGAGCTGCCGTCGCCCCTGCTGCCGCTGGACGACGCGGTGATCCGCAACGAGGCGGTCGTCTCGGCCGATGCGGACGACGATCCGAGCAACAACCGCGACGACGACGAGGTGCCCACGCGCGACATCACGACGATGGCGCTGGTCCGCTGCGTCGCCGACGCGCCGTACCTGATCTTCAGCGTGAACACGACGCCGAACGTCACCGGTCCGATTTCGATGAACTGGGTGCCGCTCGACGCCGAGGGCGAGCCGGTGCCGACCGCGACGCCGGCCGACGCCGGCCTCGACGAGGTGCAGCGCGGCGAGGTGTACGTGCTGCCGTGGCCGGGCGCGGAGTTCAGCCAGGGCGGCGCGGCGATCGACTGGCCGGGATGGCGGCCGCTGACCGCCGACGACCTCGACGCCGACGGGCAACCGCTGCCGGGGCTGAACGTCTTCAACGGCCTCGTCGAGGATGTCTCCGAGGGCGACTACGCCTGGCGCGGGCAGACGAGGGTGACGTTCCAGGTGAACCCCGAGACGACGTTCACCGCCGGCTACCCGCCGGCCACGCCCGAGTGCGTCGTTCCGATGGCGACCGAGCTCGACATCGAGAAGACCGCGAGCGTCGACGTGGTCGCGGGCGGCACCGCGTTCGACTACACGATCGAGGTCACCAACGTCCACGACTACGGCGCGGCCGCCGGGATCGTCCTCACCGACGAGATCCCCGACACCATCCGCGTGACGGACGTCGATGCGGGCGCCGCCGACGCCTTCCCCCGCTGGGAGGACTGTGCCGTCACGGGCGCCGACGCCCGCGGATACGGGGGCGAGCTGCGCTGCGAGCTGTTCGGCCCGCTGCGCGCCGGGCAGGCGGCGCCGACCGTCACGCTGAGCGCGCGCGTGGCACCCGACGTCGGCGCCGAGACGATCACGAACGTCGCGGTCGTCGACTACCACACGGCCGACGATCCCACCGATGTCGGCCGCGCCGTCGACGACGCCGTGGTGCGCACGCAGCTGGCCGTGACCGGCGGGACCATCGCGTGGGGCGCCGGCGCGTTCGGGCTGCTGGCCGCGGCCGCGGGCCTGCTGCTCGTGCGACGCCGCGGTCGGGTCCGCGCCGACGGCTGA